The following DNA comes from Candidatus Paceibacterota bacterium.
GGCAGACGCTGCTTTTTTCAGCGACTATGCCCCCGAAGATCATGTCGATCGCAAAATCATACATGCAGCTCCCTATCAGGGTCGAAGTTGCGCCGTCAGGATCCGTCACAAACCACGTTACGCATGAACTATACTTCTGCAAACACGAATCCAAAATGGCTCTTCTGAAAACGGTCCTCGAAAAACATGTGGGCAGCACGCTCATCTTTTCAAGAACAAAGCACGGAGCCAGAAGGATCGCCGAGAGGATCAGAAAAATGGGGCATACCGCCTCAGAGATCCATTCGGACCGGAGCCTCAGCCAGAGACTCAGCGCGCTTTCAGGGTTCAAGACCGGAAAATTCCGCGTTTTGGTCGCAACCGATATCGCAGCCCGCGGGATCGATGTCACCAATATAGAACTCGTTGTGAACTATGACCTCCCGGACTCGCCGGAGGACTATGTGCACCGCATTGGAAGAACCGGACGCGCCAGCCGCTACGGACATGCGATCTCATTCGCGACTCCGAGCCAGAGGTTCGACGTAACACTGATCGAACGCCTCATCAAGAAACCGCTGCCCGTCTCCAAATTACCGGATCTTCCAAAGATGGAACAGACCGACATGAAGAGTGAACAATATGTTCCGGAAAACCGCCCTCATTTCTATCCACCAAGGGGAAGACGAGGAGCTCCGCGCAGGAATTCCAGAGGCAACTATAATCACAGCCGCGCAAGATCATTTTCAAGATAAACCGAAAAACCGCCAGTAACCCTGGCGTTTTTCATATGAAAAAAAGGATGCTCTGATCCTTTATCTGTCTACGGAAAGCATTTTCCTGAATTCCGCGATCGGAATGCTGTCCAATTTCTTTTGCGAAATGAATCTCCTCCTTTTTTGTTCGATCTCCTTGTTCTCATCTCTATCCCCGTCTTCATGATAATCAAGTCCGTTTCGCGCGAGCAATTCATCGATCAGTTCCATCCTTTCTTTGAACGGCGAGAAGAGAACATCCTCGTCTCTTTCTCCAAGAACGATCTGATCTTTGCTTTCCCATGCATGGATCGCCGAAAACACGATCACTTCCATCGTTTCTCTCGGGATCGTGAAATGCGCAATGCGCCGAGGAATGACAACTATCGTCCCTTTCCTGATCTCAAAATCCTGATAACCTGTCAGGATCTTTCCTTTTCCCTTCAGAACATAATAGAATTCGGCGGATCTTTCGTGATAGTGCGGCACGGTCGGACTTTTGATCGTCGCCACCGCGATGCTCGCCTCGGCAAGATCCTCCGCTGTGGTTATTTTCTTTACCATTCCGCATACATCCTCGGTCGATCTTACATCACCGACATTCCTGACGATAACCTTTTTGCTTGAATTTTTTTTCAAAATTAATCGCCTCCCGGGCCAATTAACGTTATACTAGCAAAATATCCGCATAAGTCAATTTGTTTTATTCTATATTTGCTTATACCGAACGATCTCCGTTCGTAAAAAAGCAGGCTATGCGCCTGCTTTTCGATGCCACATATTCCAAACTACTTCATCATCGGAACCGGATAGTCGTTCGGTGTTGCCGGAAGCGCGATTGTTTTCACTTCCTGCAAGTTGTCGATCCTGTTCGCCTTCAGATATTTTCCGGACAGCGTGTACAGAATGTCTTTTATATACAGACTTCTTTGAACGCCGGTCCTGTAGCCGGTCCAATAACCATCCGCACTATCGGCATGGTCGATCTGGCCCCGGAGATTGAACCTGAACTTGTCAATGCTGAAAACATAAGCTCCGTTGAAAAATTTCGGATACTGCGGCGGCATAGGGGAATCGGGAGGGACCGGACGTATCATCATCTCCTGCTGCTCGAACGATATCCCCTGATCCAATACCTTGAAATTGTCCTGCGTGCTCACCGGGATCACAAGAAGATTCTTGTCGAGTGAGAACAGGAACGCTTTGTGCTCGTCTATGGCAATTGAATTGCTTGAACTGTTGCCGATAACATATTTATCAAGCTCTTTCGGATTTTGGACATCCGCGACATCGAACAGCGAAAGCTTGACGCCTCCGGTCACGCGGCCGTTCTCATCGCTCTCTTTTCCGATCCCGATCAAAGTCGTTGCGTCATAAGGATGCAGATAGCTCGAGAATCCCGGCACCTTGAGCTCTCCCAGGATCTTCGGATCGCTCGGATCCGACAGGTCGATCACGAAAAGCGGATCTGTCCTTTTGAATGTGACCATATATGCCCTGTTCTGCATAAATCTCACCGCATATATCTGCTCGCCTTTCGCAATACCTTCGGCTTGTCCGACGACCTTCATATCGCCATCCAGGACATATATATTGCTGTATGACTGGGTATCATCCGACCCGAACTGGGACCACGTCCTGTTCTTTGTCGTTGCGATCCTGAAATAGCCTGCACTCTCATCCATGGAAAACTGATCCAGGACCATCCCCGTCACGTCGCCGACGGCCTTATAGTTCAGATCTCCTTTGTCGATCGCGATCTTGTGGATCACGGTCCTTTCGAGCTCCTTGGAAATATCCTCATATTTCTGTTTCACGCGTTTTTCGATCTCTTGCTGCAATTC
Coding sequences within:
- a CDS encoding DEAD/DEAH box helicase, giving the protein MEQKTFNGLGIAPAIMEVLTKRGFTEPTPIQYQSIPAALEGKDIVGIAQTGTGKTLAFGIPMIQKLISSFSNGLVILPTRELAIQVNESIEKIGKPLGLKTAILIGGDNMNRQIRDIRNNPHVIIATPGRLADHIQRKTISLEHVSILVLDEADRMLDMGFEPQIRKILQNVPKERQTLLFSATMPPKIMSIAKSYMQLPIRVEVAPSGSVTNHVTHELYFCKHESKMALLKTVLEKHVGSTLIFSRTKHGARRIAERIRKMGHTASEIHSDRSLSQRLSALSGFKTGKFRVLVATDIAARGIDVTNIELVVNYDLPDSPEDYVHRIGRTGRASRYGHAISFATPSQRFDVTLIERLIKKPLPVSKLPDLPKMEQTDMKSEQYVPENRPHFYPPRGRRGAPRRNSRGNYNHSRARSFSR
- a CDS encoding cupin domain-containing protein; its protein translation is MKKNSSKKVIVRNVGDVRSTEDVCGMVKKITTAEDLAEASIAVATIKSPTVPHYHERSAEFYYVLKGKGKILTGYQDFEIRKGTIVVIPRRIAHFTIPRETMEVIVFSAIHAWESKDQIVLGERDEDVLFSPFKERMELIDELLARNGLDYHEDGDRDENKEIEQKRRRFISQKKLDSIPIAEFRKMLSVDR